In one Babylonia areolata isolate BAREFJ2019XMU chromosome 12, ASM4173473v1, whole genome shotgun sequence genomic region, the following are encoded:
- the LOC143288625 gene encoding ubiquitin carboxyl-terminal hydrolase 30-like — MANNHWTFIGGATAVVLAAAYVFWGPSKPKKRKGFPGLFNLGNSCYLNVILQSWAACPSLLRWLGARCTSHLQASGSLTAAMLRVLKVLNNVSEEPVPDVHCPDEVLNVMDRKGWFISPGQQDCHELMQALSATLDEETTPGPKVLSLFDVTALQDTKGSHGSQVMAKTRISSHLPVLPRRQESPLHGLLASQLQCLSCGHQCPLKYDVFDCLTLTMPHCSFMSKLDLESLLGRYVSPEVIDSAHCANCSSKQAGIGDSNRSVLQRTLTIGKLPQCLCLHLQRLHITREGLAVKRQEHVSFPDTLCMDPFIYSQARSRAQRLCGGKQLHHHANAHRSSAPVNLLRALNYDACTSRNGLFLRPPSPLVLPPSLADVNHNGPASLPDVNHNGGDFFKAKGEAGAGQHRYQLTAVISHLGDVEAGHFVTYRRGPLQPSTEQEQRLADTWWFASDTCVERVSLAQVLASQAYMLFYEKV; from the exons ATGGCGAATAACCACTGGACATTCATCGGTGGTGCGACAGCGGTGGTTCTTGCCGCTGCATACGTCTTTTGGGGACCGTCTAAACCCAAGAAACGAAAAG GCTTCCCAGGTCTGTTCAACCTGGGCAACTCGTGTTACCTGAACGTGATACTGCAGTCGTGGGCTGCCTGTCCATCCTTGCTGCGCTGGCTGGGGGCACGATGCACCTCCCACCTCCAGGCTTCAGGCTCCCTCACTGCTGCCATGCTGAGGGTCCTTAAAG ttctgaaCAACGTGTCAGAAGAACCGGTCCCAGACGTGCACTGCCCTGATGAAGTACTGAACGTCATGGACAGGAAGGGATGGTTCATCTCCCCTGGACAGCAG GACTGCCATGAGCTGATGCAAGCCTTGTCAGCCACACTGGATGAGGAGACCACACCTGGCCCCAAGGTGCTGTCCCTCTTTGATGTCACCGCTCTGCAG GACACCAAAGGCAGCCACGGATCTCAGGTGATGGCCAAGACACGCATCAGCAGCCACCTGCCGGTGCTGCCACGGAGACAGGAGTCGCCTCTTCACGGTCTGCTGGCCTCCCAGCTGCAGTGCCTGTCGTGTGGCCACCAGTGCCCGCTCAAGTATGACGTCTTCGACTGCCTCACCCTCACCATGCCCCACTGCTCCttcatg AGCAAGTTGGACCTGGAGAGTTTGCTGGGGCGCTACGTCAGTCCAGAGGTCATCGACAGCGCCCACTGCGCAAACTGCAGCAGCAAACAGGCCGGCATCGGTGACAGCAACCGCTCTGTCCTCCAGCGAACGCTGACCATCGGAAAA ttgcCGCAGTGCCTGTGCCTGCACCTGCAGCGGCTGCACATCACGCGGGAGGGCCTGGCGGTGAAGCGGCAGGAGCACGTGTCCTTCCCGGACACGCTGTGCATGGACCCCTTCATCTACAGCCAGGCCCGCTCCCGCGCCCAGCGCCTGTGTGGGGGCAAACAGCTGCACCACCACGCCAACGCtcacag GTCCAGCGCCCCAGTGAACCTCCTGAGGGCTCTGAACTACGACGCCTGCACCTCTCGCAATGGGCTCTTCCtcaggcccccctcccccctcgtcctGCCTCCCTCCTTGGCAGACGTCAATCACAATGGCCCCGCCTCCCTGCCAGATGTCAATCATAATGGCGGTGACTTCTTCAAAGCAAAG GGTGAGGCAGGGGCCGGTCAGCACCGGTACCAGCTGACGGCAGTCATCTCCCACCTGGGGGACGTGGAGGCGGGCCACTTTGTCACCTACCGCCGGGGACCCCTGCAGCCCAGCACGGAGCAGGAGCAGCGTCTGGCCGACACCTGGTGGTTCGCCTCCGACACCTGCGTGGAGAGGGTGTCCCTGGCCCAGGTGCTGGCCTCTCAGGCCTACATGCTCTTCTACGAGAAAGTTTGA